The Castor canadensis chromosome X, mCasCan1.hap1v2, whole genome shotgun sequence genome includes a region encoding these proteins:
- the LOC109679009 gene encoding histone H2B type W-T-like yields MAKQSLDKSAETTTEMLSEEDLVPQETEETNSTSQTQEKPRHHHPHHHPGCGDSLEAYFPWVLKMCQRGLTLSQETMGIMDSCVHDILDGIASEAGHLSCQANHSTITASDIQKAVHLLLPREVSNNAVH; encoded by the coding sequence ATGGCTAAGCAGAGCTTAGACAAGTCTGCAGAAACAACCACTGAGATGCTTTCTGAGGAGGACCTTGTTCCTCAAGAGACCGAGGAGACCAACTCCACGTCCCAGACACAGGAGAAGCCAAggcaccaccacccccaccatcACCCCGGGTGTGGTGACAGCTTGGAAGCCTATTTCCCCTGGGTGCTAAAAATGTGTCAACGGGGTCTCACCTTGTCCCAGGAGACCATGGGCATCATGGATTCCTGCGTTCATGACATTTTGGATGGCATTGCCAGCGAGGCGGGCCACCTGTCCTGCCAAGCCAACCACTCAACCATCACCGCCTCGGATATCCAGAAGGCCGTGCACCTCCTGCTGCCCAGGGAGGTCAGCAATAACGCAGTGCACTAG